CCACGGGTTGCAGATCAAGGGCGAGAATTTCCTGGTTCCCGTCGATGCCGAGGCCTCGACCGAGTCCCAGATTTCCTACGAGTGCTTCGAGGCGCGCCGGGTCATCGACGCGATGCAGGCGGCCCGGGCGCGGGTGAACATCATCATCCTCGATGCGTGCCGGAACAATCCGATCGTCAGGAGTTCGCGCTCGATCAGCGGCGGCCTCGCGAAAATGGAGGCCGGCGACCAGATGATCATCGCCTACTCGACCTCGCCTGGCGACGTCGCGCAGGACGGCAGCCAGGGCGGGAACTCCCCGTATCTCGCGAACCTGGTGAAGCAGTTGACGGTGCCCGGCCAGGAAATCGAATCCATGTTCCGGAACGTGCGCCGGGGCGTCCTGCGCGACACCGGGAACATGCAGAAACCGTGGGAACATACGAGCCTGGTCGACTCGTTCAGTTTCGTCCCCGGAACCGCGCCTTCCCGGCGCCCGCCCGAAGAGCCTGTTTCCGCAAATCCCGCGGGGGAACAGCCTGCGACGGAGGATCTGACCGGAGGATCGATAAGCGCCCTGGAAAAAGCGGCTGAACGGGGGGACGCCCGAGCTCAGGAACAACTTGGGAACAGGTATGAAAATGGCGATGGGGTGGCAAGGAATCCCGCCAGGGCTTTCGAATGGTACCGGAAAGCTGCGGCTCAGGGCCTGGCCAGGGCACAGTATCGGCTTGGAAACTGCTATCACGACGGATTCGGAGTCGCGAAGAATTTCTCCAGCGCAGCCGAATGGTATGAGAAGGCGTCTCAACAGGGCGAAAGAGATGCTCAGGTCAGTCTTGGCGGCATGTATGTATATGGGGAAGGCGTAAAACAGGACTTCGCCGCCGCCGCGGAGTTATATCAACGTGCCGCGCTGGCAGGCCATCCGTATGCCCAGATGAACATGGGATTGATGTGTGAGCGTGGCGACGGAATGCCTCGCAATATGTCCAAGGCCCTCGAATGGTATCGGAAAGCCGCTGACCAGGACCTGCCGGAAGCCTGGGGAAAACTGGGAGTATTATATAGCGGAGTCTTTGGAATACCCGGGGATCCCGCGAAAGCGAAGGAATGTTTGGAACGGGCGGCGGCGAAAGGGCATGCCGTCGCTCTCGAAAATCTTGGTGTGATGTATGAAACCGGAAACGGCGTGCCGCAGAATTTCGGCAGGGCGATCGAACTGTTCCAGCAGGCGGCAGACAATGGGGTGGTTCATGCGTTGTCGAAGCTGGGCGTTCTGTATGCGAACGGGACCGGGGTCGGCAAGGACCTGGCCAAGGCCGCGCGCCTGTTTCAGCAGGCAGCGGACCAGGGAGATGCCGACGGGCAGGTGAATCTCGGCCAGATGTACGAACTCGGGGACGGCATGCCGCAGGATTATTCAAAGGCATTCACCCTGTATCAGCAAGCCGCGGCACAGGGCAACGTGGGTGGTCGGGTCAAACTCGGCGTCTTGTACGCAGATGGGAACGGTGTCCCGAAGAACACCGCGAAGGCGTTCGAGCTCTTTCGAGGCGCCGCGGAAGAGGGGAATCCCATGGGCCAGACAAATCTCGGTTTCATGTACGAGCTTGGAGACGGGGTTCCGCAAGATTTCGCAAAGGCCCGCGAGCTGTATCAGCTGGCCGCGAATCAGGGATCTGCGATCGCCCGCTACAGGCTCGGGGCCATGTATGCGAACGGCCTCGGTGTCAGAAGAGATTTCCGCAAGGCCGCCGAGCTGTTTCGGAGCGCCGCCGAGCAGGGAAATGCCGATGCCCAGATGAACCTCGGGATGATGTACGAGCGGGGCGACGGCTTTCCACAGAATATCTTCATCGCTGCAGACTGGTACAGAAAGGCCGCAAGCCAGGGGCACGCCGAAGCTTTGAAGCGGCTCAACAGGCTGAATATGCCGAACATCCCCCCGATGCCGATGAGACACAGATGACGGACGGCGCTTTGTCCTGGCGGGGTAAAAAAGACGGGGTCAATAATTTCGCCGGTCGAATTTCGGCAGGGAGAGCTTTGGAAGAACCTGGTAGACGTCGTTCGGCGTGAAAACGACAAGGTCGCTCAGCTTGAACATGCGTTTCGCGGATTTGTGCGACCGGTGAATGAGCTGGTTCAGCTGGTCGAGATCGCCGTTCCCGACCTGCTTTGAGAGCGTGATGTGCGGCTTGAAGTTCTCGGCGTCGGCGTGGGGAAACGGGTCGATCGCCTTTCCGAGCCCCAGCCTGACGGCCTCATGAAACTCCTGCAACTCCCTGCTCGGAAGCACCTTGAGATAGACGAGCGGAGACTTTTCGGCGGCATAGGAAAACAGGCCCAGCCCCCGCACGAACACCTTCATGGGAAGAAACGGCCTGGCGATCTCGGCGATGCGCGGCAGAAGGTGGCGAACATCCTGCTCCGTCATGCCTTCGTTCGGATACGCGAGATACTTGATCGTCAGG
This region of Candidatus Ozemobacteraceae bacterium genomic DNA includes:
- a CDS encoding caspase family protein is translated as MNRSILAGILLTAFCVLLAVDGAFAKQPAAASKPTRRWVTPSASSQPDLAQTGQMRRVALLIGNAAYRFAPLANPLNDVRLLAATLKSCGFDVQLLENQSRKGMIEALKAFEENLAGKDAGLFYFSGHGLQIKGENFLVPVDAEASTESQISYECFEARRVIDAMQAARARVNIIILDACRNNPIVRSSRSISGGLAKMEAGDQMIIAYSTSPGDVAQDGSQGGNSPYLANLVKQLTVPGQEIESMFRNVRRGVLRDTGNMQKPWEHTSLVDSFSFVPGTAPSRRPPEEPVSANPAGEQPATEDLTGGSISALEKAAERGDARAQEQLGNRYENGDGVARNPARAFEWYRKAAAQGLARAQYRLGNCYHDGFGVAKNFSSAAEWYEKASQQGERDAQVSLGGMYVYGEGVKQDFAAAAELYQRAALAGHPYAQMNMGLMCERGDGMPRNMSKALEWYRKAADQDLPEAWGKLGVLYSGVFGIPGDPAKAKECLERAAAKGHAVALENLGVMYETGNGVPQNFGRAIELFQQAADNGVVHALSKLGVLYANGTGVGKDLAKAARLFQQAADQGDADGQVNLGQMYELGDGMPQDYSKAFTLYQQAAAQGNVGGRVKLGVLYADGNGVPKNTAKAFELFRGAAEEGNPMGQTNLGFMYELGDGVPQDFAKARELYQLAANQGSAIARYRLGAMYANGLGVRRDFRKAAELFRSAAEQGNADAQMNLGMMYERGDGFPQNIFIAADWYRKAASQGHAEALKRLNRLNMPNIPPMPMRHR
- a CDS encoding 2'-5' RNA ligase family protein — its product is MDNRGCRLPYTLAFRLPAESRRLIATWHRRLNGLCVKFDPIDLSHLTIKYLAYPNEGMTEQDVRHLLPRIAEIARPFLPMKVFVRGLGLFSYAAEKSPLVYLKVLPSRELQEFHEAVRLGLGKAIDPFPHADAENFKPHITLSKQVGNGDLDQLNQLIHRSHKSAKRMFKLSDLVVFTPNDVYQVLPKLSLPKFDRRNY